A region of Desulfocurvibacter africanus subsp. africanus DSM 2603 DNA encodes the following proteins:
- a CDS encoding ABC transporter ATP-binding protein — translation MAPIFRDLSLEIASGSFVLVRGPSGAGKSTLLRLLCRLEEPTSGEVLFDGRPITDLPPELLRRQIPYTQQQPVLLPGSVRENLLLPFTFKANWDLPRPDDATLEAHIRSFHLRGVSLEQQALALSVGQRQRLCLIRAMLLSPRALLLDEPTAALDPESATAVHEDLVRLHSQGLTVVIVSHGEWRPAIKHTILAVYDGRVEAV, via the coding sequence ATGGCTCCAATCTTCAGGGATCTGTCCCTTGAGATCGCCTCGGGCTCGTTCGTTCTCGTGCGCGGTCCATCCGGAGCTGGCAAATCGACGCTTCTGCGCCTGCTCTGTCGCCTGGAGGAGCCGACCTCCGGCGAGGTACTCTTCGACGGCAGGCCCATAACCGATCTTCCCCCGGAGCTTTTGCGGCGTCAGATCCCCTATACGCAGCAGCAGCCGGTGCTCCTGCCGGGCAGTGTGCGCGAGAACCTGCTCCTGCCCTTCACTTTCAAGGCCAACTGGGACCTGCCAAGGCCTGACGACGCCACCCTGGAGGCACACATCAGAAGCTTCCACCTGCGGGGAGTGAGCCTTGAACAGCAGGCTTTGGCCTTATCCGTGGGCCAGCGCCAGCGGCTCTGCCTCATCCGGGCCATGCTCCTCTCACCGCGAGCGCTGCTTTTGGACGAACCCACGGCGGCGCTGGACCCGGAAAGCGCGACCGCCGTGCATGAAGACCTTGTGCGGCTCCATTCCCAAGGGCTGACCGTTGTCATTGTCAGCCACGGCGAGTGGCGGCCAGCCATAAAGCATACGATCCTGGCCGTGTACGACGGCCGCGTGGAGGCAGTATGA
- a CDS encoding ABC transporter permease, whose product MNPAIPDIGPWELALGLIFILLAGLASLAFGLRLGRDLAIGTARTFIQLFIMGYVLSIVFGLGSPWPTLAIFLVMIVSAAHIVRGRVGKVSAAYGMPVLLSMLASYSLVSVLVVGVIVGAKPWWEPRYFLPIAGMVIGNSMTALAVSLERLFSELRSGRDAVEMRLTLGADVNEASRDVVAAAVRAGMMPSIASLMGVGLVFLPGMMTGQILAGADPMTAIRYQIVVMLMLVGSTALCSVAAVLWVRRRCFGSGHRLII is encoded by the coding sequence ATGAATCCGGCGATTCCCGACATCGGCCCCTGGGAGCTGGCCCTGGGCCTTATCTTCATCCTCTTGGCCGGGCTGGCGTCGCTCGCCTTTGGGCTGCGTCTAGGTCGCGACCTGGCCATCGGCACGGCGCGCACCTTCATCCAACTGTTCATCATGGGTTACGTGCTGAGCATCGTCTTCGGTCTTGGCTCTCCCTGGCCCACGCTGGCCATTTTCCTCGTCATGATTGTTTCCGCTGCGCACATCGTGCGCGGCCGGGTGGGCAAGGTCTCGGCGGCCTACGGCATGCCGGTATTACTGTCCATGCTCGCGAGCTACTCGCTTGTCTCGGTGCTTGTGGTCGGGGTCATCGTTGGGGCCAAACCCTGGTGGGAGCCGCGCTACTTCCTGCCCATCGCGGGCATGGTCATCGGCAACTCAATGACCGCCCTGGCGGTATCCCTGGAGCGGCTCTTCTCGGAACTTCGCTCGGGCCGGGACGCCGTGGAGATGCGTCTGACGCTCGGGGCCGACGTAAACGAGGCCAGCCGCGACGTTGTGGCCGCCGCCGTGCGCGCAGGCATGATGCCGTCCATCGCCTCGCTCATGGGCGTGGGGCTTGTGTTCCTGCCCGGCATGATGACAGGCCAAATCCTAGCCGGAGCCGACCCCATGACGGCCATCCGTTATCAGATCGTGGTCATGCTCATGCTCGTCGGCTCCACGGCCCTGTGCTCGGTGGCTGCAGTACTTTGGGTCCGCCGCCGCTGCTTCGGCTCGGGTCATAGATTAATTATCTGA
- a CDS encoding FkbM family methyltransferase, translating to MGNSTTEGFRAINGDPEQLCKDFLEFYGNNLSKLLSVDNYAFHRHLFNLSVHGLGILNYQNEYISGERHFLQAVLGLSESPVVLDVGANVGKYSRLVKKCKPNAAVYAFEPHPESYATLSASAAEMDFEAFNLGMSDAEGALPIFDYADAHGSSHATLYKDVIEKNFGKPSASRQVRLTTLDSFLAEKRLECATLLKIDTEGHELQVLRGARESILAGRFGVVQIEFNEMNVYSSTFFKDIIDIFPGHYFFRLLPDGLAHLGDYRPLTHELFAFQNIAILPKGSPLLGKIKIAS from the coding sequence ATGGGAAACAGCACTACTGAGGGATTTCGGGCCATAAATGGTGACCCTGAACAGCTCTGCAAGGACTTTTTGGAATTCTACGGGAACAATCTGAGCAAGTTGCTAAGCGTCGATAACTATGCCTTTCATCGGCACCTGTTTAATCTCTCCGTGCACGGTCTGGGCATCCTGAACTATCAAAACGAGTATATTTCTGGCGAGCGCCATTTTCTCCAGGCAGTCCTCGGATTGTCCGAATCCCCTGTGGTCCTCGATGTCGGTGCAAATGTGGGCAAGTATTCTAGGCTGGTCAAGAAGTGTAAGCCGAACGCAGCGGTATACGCCTTCGAGCCGCACCCGGAGTCCTACGCGACCTTGAGCGCCAGCGCGGCCGAAATGGACTTCGAAGCCTTCAACCTCGGCATGTCCGACGCTGAGGGTGCTTTGCCTATATTCGACTATGCCGACGCGCACGGCTCCTCGCACGCCACGCTATACAAGGACGTCATCGAGAAGAACTTCGGCAAGCCCTCGGCTTCCAGGCAGGTTCGACTGACAACCCTAGATTCTTTCCTTGCTGAGAAGCGTCTGGAATGCGCAACTCTGCTGAAGATCGACACGGAAGGCCATGAGTTGCAGGTGCTCAGGGGCGCAAGGGAATCGATCCTCGCAGGGCGCTTCGGAGTTGTTCAGATAGAGTTCAATGAGATGAACGTCTACTCAAGCACATTCTTCAAAGACATCATTGACATTTTTCCTGGGCACTACTTCTTCCGGCTTCTCCCTGATGGCTTGGCTCATTTGGGCGATTACCGGCCTCTGACCCATGAGCT